The sequence TCAAACAGTAGCCGGGCAGTTAATTCAGAATTAGATCTTTATATTTCCCAGCCGATCGCCGAGAATGCTTTTGGTAAAGATACCCGCCTATTAGATAAACTTACCGGTATTGAAATCGATGTGGCCCAGCATCAAGTCATTGAAGCCTACGAAGACTACCTAGCCTCTTTGGTTCAGACCTATCTTGACTGGTATTCAGCCTACAAAAGCGTAGAAACAGCTGAAAATTCCTACAAAGTGAATCTGAAACTCTTAAAAAACGTTAAAGAACGCCAGCGTAACAGCATTGCCTTACCAATTGATGTTAATAAAATTAATGTCCAAGTCCTAGCTAAAGAGGAAAACCTAGTTTCCCTTAAAAATCAATATACCGAATACTTTAATCTGATCAAGCAAGCTCTACGTAGTGATGAAAATATAGAACTTAAGCCTTTAGATCCTGATTCTTACGATCAAATTGCAATTGACTTTGACAACGGCTATCAGCAATTCCGTAGCCAAAGCCGAACCTATCAGATGCTTTTGCTGTTAGAAGAAAAAAGTTCAGTTCAAGTAGCCAGAGATGCTGATAAACTCCTACCATCTATCGACTTAAAACTTGGTTACTTAATAGAGGGCGATAACCACGGGTTAAGCAATAACCAGAATACGTTCTACGGTAAAATCGAACTAGACTGGCCTTTTTTCGGCCAAAAAGAACAAGCACAGCATGAAACCTCAAAAATCGCTCAGCGCAAACAAAAGC comes from Candidatus Omnitrophota bacterium and encodes:
- a CDS encoding TolC family protein, with product MKKITIVYLFSFLILLTVYAQEEPQEISLEEFIQKACRKDTVFQSILIDELALKYRKALTLPAGDLVVSITNQYHTFFNPKENEIDNSFSLSKLFPNTGTTVSADYTSSVSNSSRAVNSELDLYISQPIAENAFGKDTRLLDKLTGIEIDVAQHQVIEAYEDYLASLVQTYLDWYSAYKSVETAENSYKVNLKLLKNVKERQRNSIALPIDVNKINVQVLAKEENLVSLKNQYTEYFNLIKQALRSDENIELKPLDPDSYDQIAIDFDNGYQQFRSQSRTYQMLLLLEEKSSVQVARDADKLLPSIDLKLGYLIEGDNHGLSNNQNTFYGKIELDWPFFGQKEQAQHETSKIAQRKQKLNNQSTYADLYTNLKNIYEAVEREKKLISLSDEKIGLAEAIVKDETKNYSYGKVTLKDYIDEINKLEDNKFTKITHTIQLRKLIVEWLRLNDLLITQDETLTLTAPE